The proteins below are encoded in one region of Aspergillus nidulans FGSC A4 chromosome III:
- a CDS encoding DUF1295 domain protein (transcript_id=CADANIAT00005882): protein MTLPLPDVESLADCVSFNHAVRPFLSQVAALPERLQPAIAAKDVNALKDIYLSTNPLATALAFTIFLSVLFIVFSEINRNYSQVDRFWSILPSVFNVHFAVWARLSGLRTLNLDTIAAISVIWSVRLTFNYWRRGGYSIGSEDYRWSIIRSRVNNRFAFFLFNITFISVIQPLLLLLLTTPTYNFLLLARLPGGEAFELPDLIFSRVALVFIILEFFADQQQWRFQNAKHEYNTSARIPGNLKDQYDPEDLERGFVVSGLWSLSRHPNFAAEQAIWLTLYLWNAYRTEHYVQWTALGVIGLMAIFQGSVRLTEEISARKYPEYQEYQARVGRFIPRLSITPRYKGNKNKKRVAHGKKEE from the exons ATGACGCTTCCACTTCCTGACGTCGAGTCTCTGGCAGACTGCGTTTCGTTCAACCATGCCGTGCGACCATTTCTGTCGCAAGTGGCTGCGCTCCCTGAACGTCTCCAGCCTGCGATTGCAGCAAAAGATGTAAATGCTCTTAAGGACATCTATCTTTCCACCAATCCGCTTGCGACCGCGCTTGCATTTACTATCTTCCTCTCTgttctcttcatcgtcttctctgAGATCAACCGCAACTACTCTCAGGTCGATCGCTTCTGGTCTATCCTCCCGTCCGTATTCAACGTTCATTTTGCTGTTTGGGCACGCCTTTCCGGCCTTCGTACTCTCAACTTGGATACTATCGCAGCTATCTCCGTCATATGGAGC GTGCGCCTGACCTTCAACTACTGGCGTAGGGGTGGTTACAGTATCGGCTCAGAGGATTACCGCTGGTCTATTATCCGGTCCCGTGTTAACAAccgcttcgccttcttcctcttcaacatcacCTTCATCAGCGTGATCCAGCCGCTCCTGCTACTCCTCCTCACGACCCCAACCTacaacttcctcctccttgcgcGTCTTCCCGGCGGCGAAGCCTTCGAACTTCCCGACCTGATCTTCTCCCGTGTCGCCTTGGTCTTCATCATTCTCGAGTTCTTTGCCGACCAGCAACAATGGAGATTCCAGAATGCCAAGCACGAATACAACACCTCCGCCAGGATCCCCGGTAACCTTAAGGACCAGTATGACCCTGAAGATCTTGAGCGTGGCTTCGTCGTCAGCGGGTTGTGGTCGCTCTCCCGCCATCCCAACTTTGCCGCGGAACAGGCCATTTGGCTCACTCTTTACCTCTGGAACGCCTACCGAACTGAGCATTATGTCCAGTGGACTGCCCTAGGCGTCATCGGCCTTATGGCTATCTTCCAAGGAAGCGTCCGCCTCACTGAGGAGATCAGTGCTAGAAAGTACCCAGAGTACCAAGAATACCAGGCTCGCGTCGGAAGATTCATTCCTCGTCTATCTATTACGCCTAGGTACAAAggcaacaagaacaagaagagggTTGCTCAcggcaagaaagaggagtAA
- a CDS encoding DNA topoisomerase 3 (transcript_id=CADANIAT00005883), with product MAGTKVLCVAEKPAIAKAVAQHLSGGRMETKNVTGNRFVKNYVFDFNFGNQWGNSSVTMTSVLGHLTSLEFERQYSGWASCPPAALFEAPVKIAVDDDKKAIANNIMKQATHSQYLVIWTDCDREGEHIGTEVRDQAKAGNGRIVVKRAKFNNTEKIHVLNAARSLIELDERQANAVAARIELDLRIGAAFTRLLTLQLQNLHATLTQKVISYGSCQFPTLGFVVDRYLRVKRFKPETFWGIKVMHTRDGIKVSFLWNRVHLFDRAAVTIMLERCLMATKAEVTKVNQKPTSKWRPLPLTTVDLQMMGTKYLRMDSAKVMKIAENLYTKGFISYPRTETDQFDKGIDLKKLIEKQLPDERWGEYARCLLGGNFRTPRAGRHNDQAHPPIHPVCWVNPTTLTEDERKVYEFVTRRFLACCSDDAKGQSTDVEIRYGDEMFHAHGLLVLERNYLDVYVYDKWESTQQLPNYQVGELFEPTEANMFDGKTSPPNYLTEPELIGLMDANGIGTDATMAEHIERIKSREYIGEMTRGSGRNAVKLLIPTRLGIALILGYEDVFAGLADSPSLSKPFLRKQMELEMRDVCAGTRLRTHVVQQNLDMYRELFIHTQRRMNMLKAAFRKYIVEGEDV from the exons ATGGCGGGCACCAAAGTCTTGTGCGTGGCTGAGAAGCCTGCAATCGCCAAAGCTGTCGCACAGCACCTATCTGGAGGTCGTATGGAAACT AAAAATGTCACTGGAAATCGATTTGTGAAGAACTACGTATTTGATTTCAATTTCGGGAATCAATGGGGAAACAGTTCTGTCACGATGACCAGCGTCTTAGGACACTTGACAAGCTTGGAATTTGAGCGCCAGTACAGTGGTTGGGCATCTTgccctcctgcagctctgTTTGAAGCTCCCGTCAAGATTGCTGTCGACGAC GATAAAAAGGCAATCGCAAACAACATCATGAAGCAGGCGACGCATAGTCAGTACCTGGTCATTTGGACCGATTGTGACCGGGAGGGAGAGCATATTGGGACGGAGGTACGCGATCAGGCGAAGGCGGGCAATGGACGAATCGTCGTCAAGCGAGCCAAGTTCAACAATACTGAGAAGAT CCACGTTCTGAATGCTGCGAGGTCTCTCATTGAACTTGATGAGCGGCAAGCCAACGCAGTGGCGGCGAGGATAGAGCTCGATCTTAGGATTGGGGCTGCGTTCACTCGGCTGCTCACACTCCAGCTACAAAATCTTCATGCCACCCTGACACAGAAGGTTATCAGTTATG GATCCTGCCAGTTTCCGACCTTGGGATTTGTGGTTGATAGATATCTACGAGTGAAGCGATTCAAGCCTGAAACTTTCTGGGGAATTAAGGTCATGCACACTAGGGATGGTATCAAAGTGAGCTTTCTCTGGAATAGAGTCCACCTTTTCGACAGAGCCGCTGTCACTATTATGCTGGAGCGCTGTCTGATGGCAACAAAGGCGGAGGTCACAAAGGTGAATCAGAAGCCGACAAGCAAGTGGAGGCCCTTACCATTGACAACAGTGGACTTGCAAATGATGGGAACAAAATATTTGCGCATGGACAGTGCAAAGGTCATGAAG ATTGCAGAAAATCTGTACACTAAAGGATTTATAAGCTACCCACGAACAGAGACCGATCAGTTTGACAAAGGAATcgacctgaagaagcttatCGAGAAACAACTACCTGATGAGAGATGGGGAGAGTACGCTCGCTG TCTCCTCGGCGGCAATTTCAGAACTCCTAGGGCTGGGAGGCACAATGACCAAGCACATCCACCAATCCATCCCGTCTGCTGGGTTAACCCCACCACACTGactgaagatgaaagaaaggTGTACGAGTTTGTTACCCGACGGTTCCTCGCCTGTTGCTCAGACGACGCAAAGGGACAATCAACCGACGTCGAGATACGTTACGGAGATGAGATGTTCCACGCTCACGGACTCCTAGTCTTAGAAAGGAACTACCTGGACGTCTACGTCTACGACAAGTGGGAGAGTACCCAACAACTACCTAACTATCAAGTCGGCGAGCTATTCGAACCTACAGAAGCGAACATGTTCGATGGAAAGACCTCGCCGCCAAACTACTTAACAGAACCCGAGCTTATCGGACTCATGGACGCTAATGGTATTGGTACTGACGCCACGATGGCCGAGCATATCGAAAGGATAAAGAGTCGTGAATACATTGGCGAAATGACCCGAGGAAGCGGCCGAAACGCGGTGAAATTACTCATTCCTACTCGTTTGGGTATTGCCTTGATACTAGGCTATGAAGATGTTTTCGCTGGGCTCGCAGACAGCCCCTCCCTCAGCAAGCCTTTTTTGCGGAAACagatggagctggaaatgCGGGACGTCTGTGCTGGCACGAGGTTACGAACACATGTTGTCCAGCAAAATCTGGATATGTACCGGGAGTTGTTCATTCACACTCAAAGGCGGATGAATATGCTGAAGGCTGCATTTCGGAAATACATTgtcgaaggagaggatgtgTGA
- a CDS encoding uncharacterized protein (transcript_id=CADANIAT00005884) produces MNPTFSAQVLIGVSAAYFIWPGGPVPRVNHHVVASAWSSLSKLPWSSASSSTNSRLPYEKDRSSAGGFRNSSIVSLEDVLPNSTTSVSAKFSQDGLESFSDQTYAVMLFVVLGVFGLVLWVWLARWMAIDTQVRQSVEEKKIGPVKKVLASVKILLSPIADKSLIPVKGSFVSVQQTFDPVVKKVIYPIKKVFSPFITISLNPVKRFFALVKAVNILVLNETFGPTKGMQEGEAAMVKAIIDERIEQLQISVDGLKKNCGTLEKRGEQIQQQLNRFSSRIESINQWQRESEFYFMRPNETRGRRADEEA; encoded by the coding sequence ATGAATCCCACATTCTCAGCCCAAGTACTCATCGGAGTCTCGGCTGCCTACTTCATCTGGCCAGGCGGACCGGTCCCCAGGGTCAACCACCACGTTGTGGCCTCAGCCTGGTCCTCTCTGTCAAAGCTCCCTTGGAGTAGTGcgtcttcctccaccaactCACGCTTGCCCTACGAGAAAGATAGGTCGTCCGCAGGCGGGTTCAGAAACTCGTCTATCGTGTCTCTGGAAGATGTTTTACCGAACTCGACAACTTCAGTTTCCGCGAAGTTCTCTCAAGACGGTCTGGAATCTTTCTCTGACCAGACGTACGCAGTTATGCTTTTCGTCGTGTTGGGAGTATTTGGTTTAGTATTGTGGGTTTGGTTGGCACGGTGGATGGCTATCGATACGCAGGTTCGTCAGAGTgttgaggaaaagaaaatcgGTCCAGTCAAGAAGGTCCTTGCTTCGGTCAAGATATTGCTCAGTCCCATAGCTGATAAGAGTCTCATACCAGTCAAAGGAAGCTTCGTTTCAGTTCAGCAAACATTCGACCCAGTCGTCAAGAAGGTTATTTATCCGATTAAGAAAGTCTTCAGCCCATTTATCACAATATCTCTCAACCCTGTCAAAAGATTCTTTGCCCTAGTCAAAGCAGTGAACATACTCGTCTTGAACGAGACCTTCGGTCCAACCAAGGGTATGCAAGAAGGGGAAGCCGCCATGGTGAAGGCCATTATCGATGAGCGGATAGAGCAACTGCAAATATCTGTCGACGGGCTGAAGAAAAATTGCGGTACTCTTGAGAAACGCGGCGAGCAGATTCAACAACAGTTGAATAGGTTCAGTTCCAGGATAGAATCCATCAATCAGTGGCAACGAGAGAGTGAGTTTTATTTCATGCGGCCGAATGAGACCAGAGGCAGGAgggctgatgaagaagcgtaA
- a CDS encoding DUF4149 domain-containing protein (transcript_id=CADANIAT00005885), protein MLDPRPFHILSYGTLLGVQLYQSFVSGIIAFRALPRPQFSALQAKIFPTYFALQTALPVVVALTASRGGQPLGISGLLERENQFSVLLPLAAAFITGLVVRITDMLGEETRDGKKSYDPPPHSKEMIALNKKFGRLHGLSSLVNLVTLGATIFYGVVLSKKLE, encoded by the exons ATGCTCGACCCCCGCCCTTTCCACATTTTAAG CTACGGCACCCTTCTCGGTGTCCAGCTCTACCAG AGCTTTGTCTCCGGCATTATTGCCTTCCGCGCCCTTCCGCGCCCTCAGTTTTCAGCTCTCCAAGCCAAGATATTCCCTACCTACTTCGCTCTCCAGACCGCGCTCCCTGTCGTAGTCGCACTTACTGCCTCCCGCGGCGGCCAGCCGCTTGGTATTTCGGGGCTCCTGGAACGAGAGAACCAATTCAGTGTCCTCCTCCCGCTCGCGGCGGCATTCATCACTGGTCTG GTCGTTAGGATCACTGACATGCTCGGCGAAGAAACCCGCGACGGCAAGAAGAGCTACGACCCCCCACCTCACTCCAAGGAGATGATTGCTCTAAACAAGAAGTTTGGTCGTCTACATGGACTGTCCAGCTTGGTCAACCTGGTGACCCTTGGCGCTACTATTTTTTATGGTGTTGTGCTTAGCAAGAAGCTTGAGTAG
- a CDS encoding protein nkuB (transcript_id=CADANIAT00005886) gives MADKEATVYIVDVGKSMGERRNGRDLTDLEWAMKYVWDCITNTVATGRKTAMLGVIGLKTDGTDNELGDESHFSHISVLSEIKQFLMSDIRELGERIKPSSVDKGDAISALILAIQMIITHCKKLKWKRKIVLITNGLGRMNSENLDDIVSKVKEDNIELIILDLTGRRGPDFDDAEYGIKEEDKDPHKASNETLLRTITERCDGVFGTLEQAVEETEIPRVKPVRPVASFKGFLQLGNPEEYDTAVRIPVERYPRTMVAKPPTASQFVLRSDLAAGQEGPVSSTAVPETQPEDGSNLTNVRNLRTYQVSDESAPGGKIDVERDDLAKGYEYGRTAVHISETDENITRLETTAAMELVGFIQSERYDRYMHLSNTHIIIANRANDKASLALSSFIHALFELESYAVARLVTKENKPPTLVLLAPSIEPDYECLLEVQLPFAEDVRTYRFPPLDHVVTVSGKVVTQHRNLPNDDLLDAMDKYVDSMELKGTDEDGDLVNTPFPIDDSFSPVLHRVNAAIRSRAIHPNDPIPPPARILTQFSQPPEHLLKNAERHLKRLIEVADVKKVPPKAKGRKRAREPEKPLSGLDVDSLLHQEKRVRISPNNAIPEFKQTLAQAENIETMKDAVKQMRSILEDQIRHSLGDANYDRVTEGLGVVREELIAYEEPGLYNDLIRKLKEALLKEKLGGDQRELWWLLKRSKLGLIEQRESELSEVTEEEAKKFMSA, from the exons ATGGCGGATAAGGAAGCAACAGTCTATATCGTGGACGTGGGAAAGTCCATGGGCGAGCGGCGAAATGGCCGAGACTTAACGGACCTTGAATGGGCTATGAAGTATGTCTGGGACTGCATCACGAATACC GTGGCTACTGGGCGCAAAACGGCAATGTTGGGCGTGATTGGCCTCAAGACTGACG GTACTGACAACGAACTGGGAGACGAATCCCACTTCTCTCATATCTCGGTTTTATCGGAGATTAAGCA GTTTCTTATGTCTGATATTAGGGAACTGGGTGAGCGAATCAAACCAAGTAGCGTCGACAAAGGTGACG CGATATCTGCTCTCATTTTGGCAATTCAAATGATAATCACCCATTGTAAAAAGCTTAAGTGGAAGCGGAAGATTGTCCTTATCACTAATGGATTGGGGCGGATGAACAGTGAGAACCTTGATGATATTGTATCAAAGGTCAAGGAGGATAATATCGAATTGATTATCTT GGATCTGACAGGCCGTAGAGGACCTGATTTCGATGACGCTGAGTACGGgatcaaggaagaagacaaagatcCGCACAAG GCTTCGAACGAGACTCTTCTGCGGACCATCACTGAACGGTGCGACGGAGTATTCGGTACGCTTGAGCAGGCAGTagaggaaacagaaatcCCCCGCGTCAAGCCTGTCCGGCCAGTTGCATCATTCAAAGGTTTCTTACAATTAGGTAACCCTGAAGAATACGACACTGCGGTCCGCATTCCTGTTGAGCGGTACCCACGAACAATGGTAGCTAAACCCCCAACGGCCAGCCAGTTCGTCCTGCGATCAGATTTAGCCGCTGGACAAGAAGGCCCAGTGTCATCTACTGCCGTTCCTGAAACCCAGCCTGAAGATGGTAGTAATCTCACCAATGTGAGGAACTTGAGAACTTACCAGGTCAGCGACGAGAGTGCCCCTGGTGGTAAGATCGATGTTGAACGGGACGACTTGGCCAAGGGATATGAGTATGGACGTACTGCTGTTCATATCAGCGAGACCGATGAGAACATCACAAGGCTGGAAACCACTGCGGCTATGGAGCTAGTCGGTTTTATTCAGAGCGAACGG TATGACCGATACATGCATTTGTCCAATACtcacatcatcatcgccaaccGTGCTAATGACAAAGCCTCACTTGCACTatcctccttcatccatGCCCTGTTTGAACTTGAGAGTTATGCCGTTGCTCGTCTGGTCACCAAAGAGAACAAACCTCCTACCCTAGTTCTGCTCGCACCTTCCATCGAACCAGACTACGAGTGCCTCCTCGAAGTGCAACTACCATTCGCCGAGGACGTCCGAACATACCGCTTCCCACCTCTTGACCATGTAGTTACCGTGTCTGGGAAGGTGGTAACGCAGCATCGAAACCTTCCAAATGACGACCTTCTTGATGCCATGGACAAATACGTAGATAGCATGGAGCTGAAGGGCACAGACGAGGATGG AGACCTGGTCAATACGCCCTTCCCAATTGATGACTCCTTCTCGCCAGTTCTACACCGCGTGAACGCGGCGATTCGCTCTCGAGCTATACACCCAAACGACCCCATCCCGCCACCAGCAAGGATCCTCACTCAATTCTCGCAACCACCAGAGCACCTCCTCAAAAACGCAGAGCGCCATCTCAAGAGGCTTATTGAGGTAGCTGACGTCAAGAAGG TACCTCCAAAAGCCAAGGGTCGTAAACGCGCGCGCGAACCCGAAAAGCCTCTCTCTGGCCTGGATGTCGACTCTCTCCTACATCAAGAAAAGCGCGTGCGGATCTCACCAAACAACGCAATCCCCGAATTTAAGCAGACCTTGGCGCAAGCTGAAAACATTGAGACGATGAAGGACGCAGTCAAGCAAATGCGCTCGATTCTCGAGGACCAGATCAGGCATAGCTTGGGCGATGCGAACTATGACCGCGTCACTGAGGGTTTGGGCGTTGTGCGTGAAGAACTTATAGCCTATGAAGAGCCTGGCTTGTACAATGATTTGATTAGAAAGCTAAAGGAGGCGCTactgaaggagaagctgggtgGCGATCAGAGAGAGCTGTGGTGGCTTCTCAAAAGGAGTAAACTGGGGTTGATTGAACAGCGGGAGTCGGAGCTTTCTGAGGTtacagaagaggaggcgaagaagtttATGTCTGCTTGA
- a CDS encoding uncharacterized protein (transcript_id=CADANIAT00005887) — protein MSHKRNFPGSGSGYSPYTKRARSSYTEDDQDDEETQNSVTPYEKPRNHPVFGQKSAFPGLDTAAGDELFYGPAEDGLEYLRMVRSEANSLPTLFNAPATTESLVENRIVANATSTKPEYTQQGNVLDEELSTTDRVPEGIYSDGVYIGLATTKVDADENLSDAQASYYNLLHHRFLLLRSILKCTPPPEAISALDDSHPISFPRSSKIAQREWRRLIKEVDPQTVQLACMDMDSVLRVLVIVARLISDNVRNGDAVLIRRIGAWAWGLLAKCRDAGQLGARDIGDIRELGKRAVRILKKIREEREEMQDEEDDANDYESDAENKIAEGPSGDKGSEAVDISALPDSEHFDAEKKSDAEKLEQAKARLKARISATESDSISKGGIGTQREVGETAVDVGTLTRAMLDMIITIIGEHYGQRDLLEARELWTGAEQSFCPYMGINQLPSTSHGAKLQISIPTTTTSTTSPPFTIYNITLRLPLRSFAVSKRYSDFTTFHTTLISQTNSAPPLPLPPKSWLSNTVTNANLRESRRQGLESYLRAINEAPDPRWRNSPVWRAFLNLPSLGSNNNSNENITASSARLHAAATGPGFLNGDPILDPRLWLDCHRDLKSHLHEARLHLTKRDQETTPQRQHESSARAKSSLVRAGSLITALEDGLKRMADAGNSNGGTKGRYTSSNSLGEGEIRRRKDLLINARKERDGLENLLNAMAAKSRVDNAVASIKDKEALIGAANGTGGGSSRKPARTGRVLGKETERTRELDNQGVLQLQQEMMQQQDMSVEELLKIVRRQKELGIQINEELEVQNEMLRMVDEDATRLQQKVDIGKKRLGKIS, from the exons gaaacACAGAACTCAGTGACGCCTTATGAGAAACCTCGCAACCACCCTGTCTTCGGGCAGAAAAGCGCCTTTCCCGGTCTCGATACAGCAGCTGGCGATGAGCTCTTTTACGGTCCCGCGGAAGATGGGCTGGAGTACCTGAGGATGGTCCG TTCCGAGGCCAACTCCCTGCCTACACTTTTCAACGCACCCGCAACGACAGAATCGTTGGTGGAGAACAGGATAGTGGCGAATGCGACCAGTACTAAACCTGAATATACCCAGCAGGGAAATGTACTCGACGAGGAACTCAGTACTACAGATCGCGTCCCAGAAGGAATCTATTCGGACGGAGTATATATTGGCCTCGCCACAACAAAAGTCGACGCCGACGAGAATTTATCAGATGCACAAGCTAGTTACTacaacctcctccatcataGATTCCTTCTCTTACGGTCGATTCTGAAATGCACGCCACCGCCCGAAGCCATATCTGCGCTCGACGACTCGCACCCTATCAGTTTTCCCCGATCATCCAAAATTGCACAGAGAGAGTGGAGACGCCTGATAAAAGAGGTTGATCCTCAAACAGTGCAGCTTGCGTGCATGGATATGGACAGTGTCCTGAGAGTGTTGGTGATCGTGGCGCGGCTCATATCGGATAACGTGCGTAATGGAGATGCAGTCCTAATTCGACGTATCGGTGCCTGGGCTTGGGGGCTCCTAGCGAAGTGCCGAGATGCCGGGCAGCTAGGGGCTCGAGATATTGGGGATATTCGTGAGTTGGGAAAGCGTGCGGTAAGGATTTTAAAGAAGATAAGGGAAGAGCGCGAAGAAAtgcaggacgaggaagacgatgcAAATGATTACGAATCTGATGCAGAGAATAAGATTGCGGAAGGGCCGTCAGGCGACAAAGGGAGTGAAGCTGTCGATATCAGTGCCCTTCCCGACTCGGAGCACTtcgatgcggagaagaaatccgatgcggagaagctggaacaGGCGAAAGCACGACTCAAAGCCCGAATTTCAGCAACTGAGAGTGATTCAATATCTAAAGGAGGAATAGGAACTCAACGCGAAGTGGGGGAAACAGCTGTAGATGTTGGGACGCTGACTCGTGCGATGCTGGATATGATCATTACCATCATTGGAGAACACTATGGGCAGCGGGATCTGTTGGAGGCACGGGAGTTATGGACTGGAGCGGAGCAGAGTTTTTG TCCATACATGGGTATAAACCAGCTACCTAGCACTAGTCATGGGGCCAAGCTGCAG ATCTCCatcccaacaaccacaacTTCTACAACTTCCCCACCCTTCACAATCTACAACATCacccttcgccttcctctccgtTCCTTCGCCGTCTCGAAGCGCTATTCCGATTTCACGACCTTCCATACAACCTTAATATCCCAAACAAACAGCGCGccacctcttccccttccccccAAATCCTGGCTCTCAAATACAGTCACCAATGCCAATCTTCGCGAATCCCGCCGCCAAGGCCTTGAGTCCTACCTCCGCGCCATCAACGAAGCACCAGATCCCCGATGGCGGAACTCACCAGTTTGGCGTGCTTTCTTGAACCTGCCTAGCCTAGGCAGTAACAATAATAGCAACGAGAACATCACTGCATCCTCCGCCCGTCTCCATGCCGCAGCTACAGGACCTGGTTTTCTTAATGGAGATCCAATTTTAGACCCAAGGTTATGGCTCGATTGCCACCGGGATCTGAAATCGCATCTCCATGAAGCGAGGTTACATCTCACGAAGCGGGACCAAGAGACAACGCCACAGAGACAGCATGAGAGCTCGGCGCGGGCGAAAAGCTCCCTTGTGCGTGCGGGGTCGCTGATAACGGCCTTGGAGGATGGACTGAAAAGAATGGCCGACGCTGGGAATTCGAATGGTGGTACCAAGGGGCGTTATACGAGCTCAAACTCGCTCGGTGAAGGCGAAATCCGGCGCAGAAAGGACCTCCTTATCAACGCTCGGAAGGAAAGGGATGGGTTAGAGAACCTGCTGAATGCGATGGCGGCAAAGAGTCGTGTTGATAACGCGGTTGCATCGATCAAGGATAAAGAGGCGCTTATAGGGGCCGCGAATGGGACGGGAGGGGGAAGTAGCAGGAAACCGGCGAGGACCGGGAGGGTACTTGGAAAGGAGACGGAGCGGACCCGCGAGCTGGACAATCAGGGTGTcctgcagttgcagcaggaaatgatgcagcagcaggatatGAGTGTGGAGGAGTTGCTGAAGATTGTGAGACGGCAGAAGGAGCTAGGTATCCAGATTAacgaggagttggaggtgCAGAATGAGATGTTAAGGatggtggatgaggatgccACGAG GCTTCAGCAGAAGGTTGATATTGGGAAAAAGAGGCTGGGGAAGATCTCGTAG